The sequence below is a genomic window from Acetivibrio clariflavus DSM 19732.
GGATCGGATCACCGACCAATCTATGTTGAGTTGAGGATACCGAAAGTATCACTCAATTCAGAAGAAAATAATTATGTCAACACCGGTGAAATTGAAAATGACCTGGAGGTATTACCGGAGGAAACTCCTAAACAGCAAATTGTGAAAAGTATTATAAAACCTGAAGGCAAAACAATACAGGAAAGATTTGATGTTCCGGACGGCTTTGAGAGAATTCCCGTTGCGGAAGGCTCCTTTGCTGAATACTTACGGAATATGCCGTTAAAACGCCACGGTTCTGAAGTTTATTACTTTGATGGGAGAAAAAAAGGCAGAGATGTATATGACGCTGTAATAGATATGGATGTGGGGGATAGAGACTTACAGCAATGTGCCGATGCCGTAATGCGATTTAGAGCGGAGTATTTGTATCATAAGGGGCTTTATGATAAGATACATTTCAATTTTACAAATGGGTTTAAGGCTGAGTATTCAAAATGGAGAGAAGGATACAGAATCGCAGTTGAAGGCAATAATGCTTACTGGGTAAAGCGAGCCGGTTACTCGAAGGAGTATTCGGTTTTCAGACAGTATATGGATATGGTTTTTGCCTATGCAGGGACCTTGTCTCTATCTCAAGAACTGGACAGGGTGAATATTGAAGATATGCAAATAGGGGATGTCTTTATGAAAGGTGAGCTTCCCGGCCATTGTGTTATTGTTATGGATATGGCGGAAAATAAGGCCACCGGGGAAAAAATATTTATGATAGCACAGAGTTACATGCCTGCTCAGGATATTCATGTGCTGAAAAATTTCAATAATACTGAAATAAGCCCGTGGTACAGTTTAAATTTTGGAGATGTGCTCAATACTCCAGAGTGGACTTTTTACAAAGACCAGCTTATGAGATTTAGAGATTAAGAAAAGAATGAGGCTTTGTAAACCAACATTGAAGCAAAGTTTTCTGAATATACCAGCTTGTATTCAATGCAGGAATTATCAGTGTTGAGTATGAATCCATAAAAGCGTTTTTAACATATTGAAAGTGAGGATATTGCCATGATTAAGCGTTTTCACTATAACTCGCCGGTTATACTGACTTATACTATATTATCTTTTATTGTTTTGCTGCTTGGCGAATTTACGAATTTCTATTCAACCCGTCTTCTGTTTTCGGTTTATAGAAGCAGCCTTAGCGATGTTTTTTTCTATTTCAGATTGTTTGGACATGTGCTGGGGCATGCTGATTGGAACCATTATTTGAATAATTTTCTCATTATACTGATAATCGGACCAATGCTTGAAGAAAAGTATGGTTCAAAAAATTTGCTTGTAATGATGGCGATTACTGCAGTTATGACAGGATTATTGAATATTCTGCTGTTTTCTTCAGCATTGCTTGGGGCAAGCGGTATTGTATTTATGTTTATTTTATTAGGTTCCTTTGCCAACATTAGAAAAGGAAAAATTCCTATAACACTTGTTCTGGTTATTATCGTTTACCTTGGAAATGAAGTGGCTGATGCTTTATTAAAGCAGGACAATGTTTCGCAGCTTACCCACATAGCCGGGGGCATTTTTGGATGCATTTTCGGTTTTACTCGCCAGAGAGGAAGAAGTGTATAGTTTTATATCTCCAATGATTTCATTTCTGTATTTATTTTTTATTTTCCGGGAATTTTATTATGCTGTTTTAATGTATATGACTGCAGGATTCTATTCCTGAAAGTTGAATATATATTCTAAGGCGTCATTGACAATTCATTGTTGCTATCAGTAATCCTAATTTTCAAATTTAGCTGCCTTTCCAAAACATTCAGCACTTTATTGAGGTGATTTGATGAAAAGACGAAAGACTATAGGACTTCTTATCAATGATATAGATGGGAGCTTTCAAACTTATATTTGGTTGATGCTGAAACAAGCAGCTGAAGAAATGGATTGCAATTTGATGGTCTTTGAAGGAAGATCCTTAAAACACGATGATTTTGCCGAAAAGCAACACCATATAATCTACAGTTTTATTGAGAAAGGCAGGTTTGACGGATTAATAATAACCAGTGCTTCCATATCTACCTATATAAAGTATGAAGAGTTTCTGCAATTTATGAAAAAATACGAAGGTATTCCCTTAGTTTCTATGGGAGTTGTAATACCCGGCGCATTAAATGTAATTTGTGATACAAAAGCGGGAATGAAAGAGCTTATCAGGCATTTAATTGATGATCACGGTTATGAAAAAATACTGTTTGTGACAGGACCGGAAGGAAACCAGGAAGCAACAGAACGCCTTGAAGCATATAAAGAGGTTTTAAGGGAGAAAAACTTAGAATTTGATGAGAATTTGGTAATCCAAGGGGATTTTGTTTCAAATACAGGATACCGGATAATGGAAGAGGTTGCAAACTCAAATATGGAGTATGATGCAATTGTTTTTTCCAATGATGATATGGCTTTAGGTGCAATGAAATTTATAGATCATATGAAAAATTCCGGGAATTATTCGTTGGATAAAAAGATAATCCTCTGCGGATTTGACGACTCTCTAAACGCGAGCAAAGTAAATCCTCCTCTGACTACAGTAAGACTGCCTTTGAAGGAAGTATGTTATAAATCGGTGGAAGTGTTATTAGGCGATGAAATTAAGGAACAGACCGTTATATTGCCTTCGGTTCTTGTAAAGAGAGCATCCTGCGGATGCGATTACAAAAAGGAAGATGAGGAATTAAAAAATATTAATTCAGTGAAAATGGTATTGGATTACAGAGTCCATGAAAATTTGCAAACATACCAGATTGATGAACTGTTTGATAAATTGTGTTCTGCTTTAAAAAAGAGCTTTATTGAGAGCTGTTTTATTTTTAAATATCTTGAAGGCCCGATTTTCTATAATGAAGAAATGGCATTTGATGAAAATTTTAAAGTACCGCAAAGATCGGAAATGGTTTATGCTTATTATAAAGGGCAGAGAATGATTATAGAGCAGAGTGACAGGGTAATAAATACTGCTCAGATTCTTCCTGAGCGCTTTATGCCTGAGGATAGCAGATTTACGTATATTGTCATGCCTTTGTTTTTCAAAAATGAGCATTTCGGTTATGTATGTTTTGAAGTAAACAATAATGATGTAATTACCTTTGAAATGTTGAGAGGACAGATTAGCAATACCTTAAAAGGGGCACTCATGCTGCTGGAAAGGGAAACTATGGGAGAAAGCCTTAGGGAAAGTGAAAGATTAGCTTCACTGGGGCAGATGATAGGAGGCATATCTCATAATCTTATGACACCGATTATGTCCATTTCAGGTGTAGCTGCTGCTTTGGAAGACTTAATTTATGAATACAGGGAGTCAATTGGAGACAGTTCGGTGACTGATGAAGACCATTATGAAATCAGTTCTGAAATGTCAGAATGGGTTAATAGGTTAAAAGAATATAATTCGTACATGTCTAATGTTATATCAACCGTTAAATCCCAGGCAGTTCAGTTAAATTCACAGTGTAACAAAGATTTTACGATAGAAGAGCTTGTGAATAGAATTAAGTTTTTCAATAATTATGACCTTCTTATTGAGAAGTCAGATTTAAGCATATTTGTAGATGTCGATACAAATATTGTTATACAAGGTGATATATCCAATATAGTACAGATACTGGATAATCTAATAAAGAATGCTATTCAATCGTATGAGGGTAAAGAATCCAACCATTGCAGAGTTGAGCTTCATATACGTAGAAATGATGATAATGTAATATTCATAGTGAAAGATTATGGATGTGGAATACCTGAAAAAATTAAACCTCGTTTATTTAAGTATATGCTGACTACTAAGGGGAAAAGTGGAACAGGGTTAAGTCTTATGCTGTCCTACTCCACCATAAAGGGGAAATTTGGAGGAGATATTTGGTTTGAATCTAAGGAGAATGAAGGCACAACATTCTTTATTATGCTGCCTATAAATAAAGCAGATTTATAGAAAATTTTGAGTAATTGGATAGTAAAGATTGTTAATAGGCTAAAGTAAATTTAATTTAACAAAATATGGATAATGTAAGCATGTACAAAATCCAAAAAATCATATATAATATATATCTATTATGAATAAGAATAATTCAAATTTAAAAAATAACTTAATAAAATTGACCATGTTTCTTTCAGTGGTGTTGTTGTCAGCTTTTTTGCTTATGGCTGCTATTAATATGTTAAATTTTAATGACGCCGGAGCAGGTGGAGGTGACATCAGTAAGAGCGGTTCTGCGGGGGGAAGTAACAAGCAGTCTAAGGCAAGTCCAGGCTTAAAAGATAAAAATTCTGAAAGAAACGATGATTGGAAGAACAGGGTAGAGAGGAGACGTGCTGAACGAAAGGATTCCGAAATTTTCGACGGGGAATTTTCCTATGGGGAAGGACAGGATAGTGGAGGGTACGGAAAAGGAGAATTCACTATACCTGAAAATTTACCCAATGTCGATATTTCCGGAGAGAATATATTGCCGGATATTCCGTTTGGCAGTGGAGAAAGTATTCAAACAATTGTTTTAAGTAACGAAAAGCAGCCTCATACGCCTGTATTTGAAGTGCTTGGATATCCCAATTATCCTTTTCTGAAAGTAGTGGTATTGGAGAACTATTATAAAAATCGATGGATTGCAGTAAAAGAAGAACCGGAAGTGGTAATAAATTTTGATGCAAATTTGGATGAAAAATATAGTGCCAATTCGGTTAAAATTAAACCTATTTTTCCTTCAAGCGGATATCTGCCGGTTTTATCAGGTAAATTTAGTTTTAAATATCGTACCAATGTAAACTGGTATAAGTTATCGGAAACATATTATTCGGAAAATGTTATAGACGATTTTTACATTATGGATTATGTGAATTCTGTTGATTACCATCAGCTTATGTACGCAAATACCGATGACTTATATTCTTATTCTATTTCTGTACCGGAATTTGTTGAGAAAATTGTTGATGATATTATTGAGGGCTGTAACAGTGATTTCGATATTATAAAAGGCGTAGAAAATTACCTTCTTAGCAATTATTACCTGGATAACAAAGTTATAAACAATTACGGCCAAAACGACGGTATAATATCTTTCCTGATGAATAAAGGCGGAATTGGGAATACCTTGGATTTTATGTCTGCTTATACCTATCTATTAAGGGCGGCAGGTATACCTTGCCGATTGGTAATTGGGTATAGAATAAATCAGGGAAAGCCGTATCAGGTTGTTTATAGGGACCAGGCATACATATATCCGGAAATAAAGTTTGAAGAGTATGGATGGATTCCTATGGATGTATTTGGATATGACCCGTCCTTTACACCTCCTATTGAGACGGTAACACAAATTACGTCGGTCAGTGCCGAAGCAAAAAGAGGTACCAACTTTACTGTAAAAGGAACAGTTACAGATTTGAACGGCAAATTGCTGGATGATATGTCTGTGCTTATTTATGTAAAATCGTCAAAAACCGAGAATACTCTTTCCTACGCCAGGGCTGAAGTTCATGACGGAAAGTTTGAGATTACATGCGATGTAAAACACAATATTCCTGCGGGGAAGTATCAAGTTGTTGCAGATTTACTGGAAAATGATTTGTATAGGACTTCTACCAGCGACCCTGAGATGAGAATTACTACCGATACTCGAATAGAACTTATTGATAATGGCACTGTAGTGGGCAAAAGTTTTACGATTGAGGGAAGTCTAATAGACAGTTACTCCAATGAAGGTGTCTCGGCTCTAAAAATAAATATAAAATTTCCGGGTACAAATATTGAAGATAGTGTTTTATCCCAAACAGAGGGAAAGTTTTCCATGCTGGTTGATCTAAAGGAATTTGGGAAATTGACACCGGAAAGAAACTTCTTCTTTGTAAAGGGATATAATATAAGCTATCAGCTTGAGTTTGCGGGTACAGACATTTTTTACCCTTCAAGCACTTCCGGGAGTACTTTTATTTGGCACATACTTTGGGCAAGAATTGCATTGGCTTTATTGCTTATAGTATCAATTATATCTTTTCCGATAGTTATCCGCATTGTCAGGACACGTAAAGATGAAACAAGGGATATGTTGCTTGCACTGAATGGCGGTTTTTCAAAGATGTCAGTTCTGGTTGCCGGAGATAATCAGAACTTAGCGAATGATAAGGAACTGGTGCAGCAGATAAATATTAAGTTCCCTCAGATAAAGAATGGTTATCCCGATGTATGGGGAGTTAATGAAGAATTGATTATAAGTTTTGAGGATAGTTGGCAAAATCGGGATGAGAAAAAAATTAATTTTGATAAAAAAGGGACCTATAGTATCAAAGTATTAAAAGGGCCAGATAAAATAACTCAGAGAGATATAAGGATAGTGAATTATAGGGAGGAAGTAATAACAAACGGCAAGATGCTATTAAAAGAGTTTTCGAAAACTATTGATATTAATGACAAGATGACTCTTAGAGAAATATTGTTTTTAATGAAATCACAGCTTTCAACAATGAAATATATGATTTTGGAACAGGTTTTTGATATTATGGAAAAGGCGGTTTATAGTTTGAACGATATTAGCAGAGAGGATTATGAGTTGTTTTATATGTGCATTCAGAAATATAAATCATTAACATAGGAACTATTTTTATAAGGGAGGATAGAATGCATCCTAACAGTACAGAAGTTTTAAACGCTTCTTCAAAGAAGTTAAGTGTATATGCAATAATACTTGCGGCATTTGTAATCTTTGCATATGTTATATTTTTTTGGCCGGGAAAATTTTTATATGATATAAGAGACGATTTTTATTTTTTGATATTTCCTGGTGCAGCTATACTTGCCGGGAATTTTGTCAAGTCTATTGTAAAGTCCTGTTTTGTCGGTAAATGGACAGAACTTGCAGCCAGCTTTATTCTTTATTTGACAAACGGTACATCGGCAGTACTTTTTATAGCCTTTTCATCAAAGGATATGGGCTATCTTACAGCAATAGCCTGGGTGGTACTGTTGGCAATTTCTATAGTAATTTATAAAGCTTCTAAATTTTTTTATACAGGGATATATTCCGGATGCTTGATAAAGGCATTTTCTTACATTCTTATGGGATTTAGCATAAGAGGAATATTAGGTGACATACTATTAAGATATTTTTCAAATCTTGTTATGATATCTTTTGTTATACTGGCATTGCTGCAGATGGCAACTCTTATAGAACTTTTTTACAATGAAAAGTCCAGAAGATTAGCCATGTGGCTTAAGAGCAATCATTTTAAAAAATATATCGGAATATTTGCATCAGTATTTATAATTGGGTTGTTGAGGAGGGATATTTTGAGTTCGGGATTGGCAGGTTGGATCTTAATATTTATGGTCTTGCTGGTAATATTTGTATTGTTTGCGGTTAGGATGTGGGGAAGCGTCAAATACTTTCCGGAAGAAAAGCTGGCAAAACATGTACAGGATATGAATTTTGACAAAAGCAAAGACCTTGAGAACATAACAAGATATATAGAGGATTACGTAAATTTGGGTAAAAAGAGCAGACTGGTATCCTACCTTACGTACTTGGGATATAAATCGGGGATACCGTTTGGTGCCGTAAGCAATATAATTGCTCCCCTTGTGGAGTATTGTGACCCGGAAATTCCGGGCATGTTGACAGTCGAACAATATAAGGCTATTGAGGAGAGAAACAGGCAGAACAGATTAAGAGTAATTGAAAAAATTACGTCAAATTTGAAACTTTTCGGAAAAGGGGTATATGTGTACAATGGATATTATACAGGTGCAAAAAATTTGCAGGACTATAATTGATGAGGTTGAAAAAGTATTTGTTACCAGCGATCGAATGCTGCTCAATAAAGTTCTTTGCGGATTTTTGTCGGGAGGACATATATTGTTTGAAGACAACCCGGGGCTAGGCAAGACTTTGCTTGTAAAAGTCCTGGCCAAGGTTACGGGATGTGAATGGAAAAGAATACAGTTCACACCCGATTTAATGCCTTCAGATATATTGGGGACAAAGATATGGAAGAGCAATTCTTCTACCTTTGAACTTGAAAAGGGACCAATATTTACAAACTTTTTACTGGCTGATGAAATAAACAGGGCGATGCCCAAAACACAATCAGCACTGTTGGAAGCAATGGAGGAAAGACAGGTTTCAATAGAGGGTACAACTTATCCTCTAAAACCGCCTTTTATTGTAATGGCTACCCAGAACCCGATTGAAATGGAGGGTACTTATCCTTTGCCCGAAGCTCAAATGGACAGGTTTATTATGAAACTTTCATTAGGCTATCTTGACAGCTTAGAAAAGGAATGTGAAGTACTGAAGCGACGTATTGAGTGGAAAAAGGATGACCCGACCAATGACATTCATCCCGTGATTACTATGGATGAACTTATAATGCTTCAGCAAGAAGCGGAAAAGGTATTTGTAGACGACAATATATTGATGTATATAACAGAAATTGTGAGGAATACAAGAACTAATCCTAATGTCCGGCTTGGGGCAAGCCCTAGGGGAGCTTTGGCACTTTTAAAACTATCCCGAGCCAGTGCTCTAATATCGGGGAGAGATTATGTTGTTCCGGATGATGTCAAGTTTATAGCTGTAGAGGCATTGGCCCACCGTATAATTCTTCATGTGGAACATATTATGGAAGGCCGACTTCCTACTGCTGTTATAAAAAGTATTATCAGTAAAATTGATGTTCCTAAAAGTTATACCAGGGAAAATTCAGGAGGATTAATATAAATGCCCGGCTATATTTTTAAATTGGGTGCAATCTTTTTGGGATTGATACTTGCAGCATTTTTATTGGCAAATAATATACTTATAGCTGTTTCCATAATACCTTTGTGCCTTATGGCTGCTGGTTATTTTGTTGAGGTACCAAAAGAAATTAGGGTTAAAAAAACTATATCTAAAAATAGGGCAAGGGTTGGAGAACTTTTAAGCATAAGTCTCGATGTTTCGGTTGAATCAGGGATTGGTCCGGTAATTATCTGTGATGTTATAAACGGAAGCTTTGAACTGGTCGAAGGCAGTAATTTTCATGTAGTATGGAAAGGTTTTTCTCCAAAAACATTTAAAATAAACTATAAAGTAAGGTGCAATGCTTCGGGGACCTATTCATTAGAGGAAACCAAGTGGAGGACTAAACATCCGGTATGTAATTATTCGGAAAATGGAGTATGTCATAATAATATATCGGTGCAAATAGTTCCAAGGCTTTTAGAACTTCATAAAATAAGAGGTTTGGCGGCAAAAAGCAGAGTACCAATGCCGCAGGGAGCTTTATCCACACTGGGTATGACAACTCACGAATTTAAAGAGGTGAGACTGTATTACCCCGGAGACCCTTTTAAATCTATTAATTGGAAGGTTACTTCGAGAAACCTTTTCAGGGGAAAAGTTTATCCTGTTGTGAATGAGTTTGAGAGAGAAGGTAAAAAATCGGTTTATATTTTTCTTGACACTTCTCCAACAATGAATTTCGGTACTAAATCCAGAAATGTAATTGAGTATTCCATCGAAGCAGTAAATGCTTTTGCTGACTATTATTTAGCTCAAAATTGCATAGTATCCCTTATTTCCTTTGGAAGCAAGAAAATTGTCGTGCCTGCGGGTTCGGGAAAAATGCAATACCATAGAATATTGAGGGAATTGATGAGAATTAGAGATAATACCGATGATAGAAAAACTGTAAAAAAGAAAGTAACTTCTTTAGCGGAAATTATATACTCAAACCGTGAGCATTTTGTAGGTGTAAGACCGTTGTTTATTGTAATAACCAGGTTTTGCGGAAGCAACAGCGAAGCCTTGAAAAAGGCAGTTGAAGATATGTCCAAGTATACTGTCAGGAATGGTAATTTACCGAGTATAATGATGGTTAATATTATAGGTTATGAGATGAGAATAAAAAAAGATATCGAAAAACAGGCTGCAAACTTAATTGAATCCTTTATGAATATTATGTCCAAAGAACTGAGAAACCGCTGTATATGGATTGACTGGAATCCCGCAAGGGAAAGTCTCACAAGTGCGCTTTTAAAACAGGTGGTGACAGCAAGATGAGAGAATGGACTTTGTCAGGAAGAATTGTACTCTCTTCCTTAGCCTATGTTTTATCTTTTATAATGTTTATCAATACTTCGGTGTTTACTTATGAAGATTTTAAAACATCTCTTATTACAGTTAATGTTATAGCTTTTATATTTATAGGAATGGGCTATGTCATTTACAAAACCGTACTTGCACCAATCTTTTTTGCGTGCATGTTTTTCTGTGCTCCGTCTGTTATGGCCTATTCAAAATTGGGAAAGGCAATATTTGACATTAATGTTACTAATAAATTTGATTCTCTCGTTACCGCAGTACTTTTTTTGACGATAATTTCAATGCTTTTGCTGGCGGGAAAGCTAAAAAAGGCAGAAGGAGAGTACTTGTCCATGATTTCGGACGGTGCTGATGAGGAGGATGTTAAGCTTATCACAATCAATAGCTTGAAAGTATATTTAGCTTTTCTTGTCGGAATTTATTCTGCTGCAATTATTGCTGCAGTTACCGGATTTGTTTTGCTGAATTTAGAGGGTTCGTTTACAATAGCTGTTATTACTGCGACTTTGGGTATGGCTATGTTTTCGGGATGTGCGTTTTATATCTATAAAAAATGGTTGGAGTAATCAAGTAAATATATCTATAAAATGATGAATTTTAAGTTTTGAAGGGTGTGCCAATTGCTATGCATAGCCTTTTATATTTGAAATTCGATGTAAAAATTTGAAAAATTTAATAATTTGGCATAGTGTTTAGGTGAACAAATATATACATATTATAGTGAAATATAACTTGCTTATTTTTGCTTGAGTGTGATAATTTTAAATGAATACCTTTATAAAAATATAAGATAGTTGTTTGGTTAAGGTGAAAATGAATTATGAGAGAGTCAAAAGCTTCCAAAATTGTATCGGGGATTGTTTTTATTTCTCTGGTTTTGTCCGTTATATATATCATTGTGAGGATAATAATGGTATCTACCGGTATAAAAGATAAAGGAGACCGGCCAGAAAGTGAATATGTTTTGATGCTTCTGCAATGCACATTAGGTATTATTATGATGCTATTACCGGGATTTATTTCTAAAAAGCTCAGCATACAAATTCCAAGTCAAATGTACATTACTTTTGTTATCTTTTTATACTGTGCCATATATCTTGGAGAAGTACGGAGCTTTTACTATCAGTTCAGGCATTGGGACACAATACTTCATGCTGTTAGCGGTTTTATGCTTGGGGCATTGGGATTTTCCTTTGTTGTGCTGTTGAATGATACCGAAAAGGTTCCTGTAAATCTAAGTCCTGTGTTTGTATCATTGTTTGCATTTTGCTTTTCTATTATGCTTGGCGTTATGTGGGAGTTCTACGAATTTACTTTTGATGGTCTGTTGGGACTTAACATGCAAAAATTCGCACTGGAAGACGGGACGCTGCTTGTTGGCCGTGAAGCATTGTCCGATACAATTAAGGATTTATTTGTAGATACAATAGGTGCACTGATAATTTCAATCATTGGTTATATTTCAATCAAGTATAAAAAGGGTTGGATAGAAAGGCTGCTTATTAAAAGGGACGATGATTAGGCAAATTCTGGTTCGATAAAAACAGAAGTAAAAGGTAGGCAGAGTGCCTACCTTATCACATAGTGCTGTTTGTCTTAAAAATATAAAAATAAGGTATTTTTATAAAATGTATTCATGGATAAAATTAAACATTTCCTATATAAGTTGATAGGATAAGCCGTGCTTGGTGCAATAGATATAAAGAATACCATGGCCAAACTTCTGGAAATATAATTGAACTGGCCATTCAGGATACTGTTTTGCCATTAGCAATTTATCACCGGTTACATATGCTACAAAGGAAATATAGTGATCCTTTGTCATAGGGTGATTGGTTGTGATAAACCATTCATATTCACTGTTTTCCACACTAAGGGCATGATTTTCGTCAACTTTTACAGGTTCTAATTCTTCAAGTTTTCTTCCGCAGCATGAGATAGAAGCAGTACCTGTGCTGGTAATAATGTTAATGCATTCGGGACATACATAAAATTTTAGATTTTTCATGTTACCTCCAAATTGCTCATTGGGGTTTAATTCACCCAAAAGTATTTTTTCAATATTTACACCCAAAAGGGATGACAATTCCGGTAATAGCGATACGTCAGGGCAGCCAAGTCCGCGTTCCCATTTGCTTATAGTTTTATCACTGATGTTCATTATGTTAGCCATTTGTTTTTGTGTCATACCTTTTTCTTTACGCAGATTGTATATCAAATTTCCTACTTTGCTCAGGTCCATAGTATCTCCTCCATAAATTTAGTATATCCTATTGCGGAAATATATCAATAAACGCTTCGTAGAGTCCAAAATCTGACTGTATATTTGATGTGCATTAATGTATTAAATCTTTTGAGACAGCGGAGAAAAAAGCAAGATTCATTAAATTTTTAAAGCCGATATATGTTGCGGGATATTTATGTTTGTGTTAAGATGCTGTTTATATGCAATATTGTAAATTGTAAGGTATTATTTACCTAGTTTTTGCTTTATCTTCTGCAATAAACTATTTGAAGCAATTAATTAACAATAGTATAATAAATTAAATTGCTATTGCATATGAAAGAAGGTATAGTTGGTGTCCAAAGAATTGAATGCTATGAGGCGTGAGGCCATATCTATTACATGGCCTGCTTTTGTAGAATTGGTAATGTCTACCTTGTTTGGCATGGTGGACATGATTATGGTTGGAAAGCTCAGTTCAGCTGCAATAGCAGCTGTTGGACTTACAAATCAGCCCTTTATGCTTTTGCTGGCAATTTTTTCGGCTGTGAATGTCGGCACAAGTACGCTTGTTGCCTGGAATATAGGTGCTGGAAATAAGGAGAAGGCCAAATTTATTACCAGGCAGATTGTTGTAATGAATGCTATTCTTGGTATAATCATGAGTACCATAGGTATAGTTTTTTCACATCAGATAGTTGTGTTTATGGGAGCTGAGGCAGATACTATAAGAGATGCAACAATATATTTCCAGATTGTTTCTGCAGGATTGGTATTTCAAGCGATTAATTTGGGAATTACGGCAGCATTGAGAGGTGCCGGAGAAACTAAAATTCCTATGTTCTACAATATCGGAAGTAACCTTCTAAATGTACTTGGCAATTATATGCTTATTTACGGAAAATTAGGGATGCCCAAAATGGGGGTTGCCGGTGCTGCACTTTCAACGACAATATCCAGATGGGTTGCGTGCTTTTTTGGGTTGGGAATAATATACTTTTCGAATCTTTCGGTTATTTCAATTGATCTTAAAGACCGATTTAGATTTGACACCGATATAATGAAAAAAGTGTTTTCTATTGGCTTGCCTTCTGCATTGGAACAGTTTGTTCTGCAGAGCGGATTAATGTTATTTGCACGTACCGTTTCTAGTTTGGGTACAATTAAG
It includes:
- a CDS encoding DUF58 domain-containing protein, giving the protein MPGYIFKLGAIFLGLILAAFLLANNILIAVSIIPLCLMAAGYFVEVPKEIRVKKTISKNRARVGELLSISLDVSVESGIGPVIICDVINGSFELVEGSNFHVVWKGFSPKTFKINYKVRCNASGTYSLEETKWRTKHPVCNYSENGVCHNNISVQIVPRLLELHKIRGLAAKSRVPMPQGALSTLGMTTHEFKEVRLYYPGDPFKSINWKVTSRNLFRGKVYPVVNEFEREGKKSVYIFLDTSPTMNFGTKSRNVIEYSIEAVNAFADYYLAQNCIVSLISFGSKKIVVPAGSGKMQYHRILRELMRIRDNTDDRKTVKKKVTSLAEIIYSNREHFVGVRPLFIVITRFCGSNSEALKKAVEDMSKYTVRNGNLPSIMMVNIIGYEMRIKKDIEKQAANLIESFMNIMSKELRNRCIWIDWNPARESLTSALLKQVVTAR
- a CDS encoding helix-turn-helix domain-containing protein, translated to MDLSKVGNLIYNLRKEKGMTQKQMANIMNISDKTISKWERGLGCPDVSLLPELSSLLGVNIEKILLGELNPNEQFGGNMKNLKFYVCPECINIITSTGTASISCCGRKLEELEPVKVDENHALSVENSEYEWFITTNHPMTKDHYISFVAYVTGDKLLMAKQYPEWPVQLYFQKFGHGILYIYCTKHGLSYQLI
- a CDS encoding MATE family efflux transporter, with protein sequence MSKELNAMRREAISITWPAFVELVMSTLFGMVDMIMVGKLSSAAIAAVGLTNQPFMLLLAIFSAVNVGTSTLVAWNIGAGNKEKAKFITRQIVVMNAILGIIMSTIGIVFSHQIVVFMGAEADTIRDATIYFQIVSAGLVFQAINLGITAALRGAGETKIPMFYNIGSNLLNVLGNYMLIYGKLGMPKMGVAGAALSTTISRWVACFFGLGIIYFSNLSVISIDLKDRFRFDTDIMKKVFSIGLPSALEQFVLQSGLMLFARTVSSLGTIKFAAHQIGLNICGLTFSPSMAFGVAATTLVGQSLGAKDEEKAKKYADMIHHMAVLVACIMGAVFILFSYQLACLYTDDATVAAAASIILKIMALAQPGQSTQLSVAGVLRGAGDTLYPLYASIFGIWIFRVFVAYVFVSVFHWGLIGAWVALVFDQYTRAAVVYFRYRSGKWKYAKICTADAVEM